A stretch of the Methanobacteriaceae archaeon genome encodes the following:
- the purL gene encoding phosphoribosylformylglycinamidine synthase subunit PurL → MTLTDAELEYIKNELGRDPNPLEEGMLDIMFSEHCSYKSSRPILKLFPTEGEKVILGPGDDAGIVELTDELALVMGMESHNHPSAVEPYGGAGTGIGGIIRDIISMGATPVALLDSLRFGPMEDQRSRYIFEYVVKGISDYGNRVGIPTVGGEVEFEDNFKFNPLVNVVCAGIVRKDEIVRGIAPNVGDVFVLMGGRTGRDGIHGVTFASEELTSSSELESRPAVQVGDPFTKKQVMEATFEALEKVEVQGLKDLGGGGLTCCISEMADKSGNGALLELTKVPLREEGMTPYEIMLSESQERMVFVVNRQDVDSLLEIFDKYELPYAVIGQVTDTQRMVVTREGEVIADIPTQLLADPPIVEREAKKPEPDEKYSKVEEGPVDEALLELLSSQNIASKKWVYRQYDHEVQIRTVVKPGDDAAVLRVDDEKAFTLTSDCNSIHCYLDPYHGGAGAVAEAIRNVVAMGSEPLCMVDCLNFGNPEKPEVFWQFSECVQGMSDIAQRFNLPVISGNVSFYNETEGVTVNPSPVVSVAGIMDLKDIRTMEFKNKGDKIMVIGRTNPEMDGSEYHKTIHGLVQGEAPRVNIEDEFASAQAVLGIIKKDDAGKVTAAHDLSAGGLGVALAEMAIKGKIGATVNLSSVPGAEGLSPSETLFSESHARYLVTVTEEASENILSTLKDMNVPSAIIGTVGGDSLKITSGEGVTEISVSELDHAYHGVIEKFMA, encoded by the coding sequence ATGACTTTAACCGATGCTGAACTGGAATATATCAAAAATGAACTGGGACGGGACCCTAACCCCCTGGAAGAAGGTATGCTGGATATAATGTTCTCAGAACACTGCTCCTACAAGAGCAGCCGACCCATCCTGAAACTCTTCCCCACCGAGGGAGAGAAAGTCATACTGGGACCAGGGGATGATGCTGGTATCGTGGAACTTACCGATGAACTGGCCCTGGTCATGGGTATGGAAAGCCACAACCATCCCTCGGCAGTGGAACCCTATGGAGGTGCCGGTACTGGTATTGGTGGAATAATCAGGGACATCATATCCATGGGAGCCACACCAGTTGCCCTTCTGGACTCCCTGCGCTTCGGACCCATGGAAGACCAGCGCTCACGTTACATCTTTGAATACGTGGTTAAAGGAATCTCAGACTATGGGAACCGGGTGGGAATCCCCACAGTAGGTGGGGAAGTGGAATTTGAGGATAACTTCAAATTCAATCCCCTGGTGAATGTAGTCTGCGCAGGAATTGTGCGTAAGGATGAAATTGTACGAGGCATCGCCCCTAATGTGGGAGATGTATTCGTATTGATGGGTGGCCGTACTGGAAGAGATGGTATACACGGTGTCACCTTCGCTTCAGAAGAACTCACCTCATCCTCAGAACTGGAAAGCCGACCTGCAGTTCAGGTGGGTGACCCATTCACTAAAAAACAGGTAATGGAAGCCACCTTCGAGGCCCTGGAGAAGGTTGAGGTGCAGGGATTGAAGGATCTGGGTGGTGGGGGTCTTACCTGCTGTATATCTGAAATGGCTGATAAAAGTGGTAACGGTGCTCTCTTGGAGTTGACCAAAGTCCCCCTGAGGGAGGAAGGAATGACTCCCTATGAGATAATGTTATCTGAGTCACAGGAAAGGATGGTGTTCGTGGTGAACCGCCAAGATGTGGATAGCTTGCTGGAAATATTCGACAAGTATGAACTTCCCTATGCAGTGATTGGCCAGGTCACTGACACCCAGCGCATGGTGGTCACCAGGGAAGGAGAAGTGATAGCAGACATACCCACCCAGCTTTTAGCAGATCCTCCCATTGTGGAACGCGAAGCAAAAAAACCAGAACCCGATGAAAAATATTCGAAAGTGGAGGAGGGGCCAGTTGATGAAGCCCTTTTGGAGTTGCTTTCCAGTCAGAATATTGCCAGTAAAAAATGGGTTTACCGACAGTACGATCATGAGGTGCAGATACGCACTGTGGTCAAACCAGGAGACGATGCCGCAGTCTTAAGGGTGGATGATGAGAAAGCCTTCACCCTTACCAGTGACTGTAACAGCATACACTGCTACCTGGATCCCTATCACGGAGGAGCCGGGGCGGTGGCTGAGGCCATACGCAACGTGGTGGCCATGGGATCAGAACCCCTGTGTATGGTGGACTGTCTTAACTTTGGCAACCCTGAGAAGCCGGAAGTGTTCTGGCAGTTTTCAGAATGCGTGCAGGGCATGTCAGACATTGCCCAAAGGTTCAATTTACCAGTAATCAGCGGGAATGTCAGCTTCTACAATGAAACCGAGGGAGTGACTGTTAATCCATCACCAGTGGTAAGCGTGGCTGGAATCATGGATCTAAAAGACATAAGAACCATGGAATTCAAGAATAAGGGTGATAAGATCATGGTCATAGGAAGGACCAATCCAGAGATGGATGGATCCGAGTATCATAAGACCATTCACGGCTTAGTTCAGGGAGAAGCCCCCCGTGTAAATATTGAAGATGAATTCGCATCTGCCCAGGCTGTGCTGGGAATAATTAAAAAAGATGATGCTGGAAAGGTAACCGCAGCCCATGATCTTTCCGCTGGAGGATTGGGAGTTGCCCTGGCTGAAATGGCCATCAAGGGAAAAATTGGTGCCACTGTGAATCTCTCCAGTGTTCCTGGAGCGGAAGGTCTTTCACCATCAGAAACACTCTTTTCCGAATCACATGCCCGTTACCTGGTCACGGTTACTGAAGAAGCTTCAGAAAATATTCTTTCTACCCTGAAGGATATGAATGTTCCTTCAGCAATTATTGGCACTGTTGGAGGAGATTCTCTTAAAATAACCTCTGGTGAAGGTGTGACTGAAATTAGTGTATCCGAGCTTGACCATGCCTATCACGGAGTTATAGAAAAATTCATGGCCTGA
- a CDS encoding ABC transporter ATP-binding protein, translating into MTDILEINEAWKTYRMGSQEINALQGVNLKLGEKSFLAVMGPSGSGKSTLLHLAGILDLPTQGEVIFNGKNVKKLSAKKQAKLRRNKIGFVFQRFNLLSQLTALENVMLPMLKPDPEKAREILGRVGLEGKYDRLPTQLSGGEEQRVAIARALANDPLLILADEPTGELDTANSHLIMELLTDLNQEGRSIIIVTHDPLAAEYAQKTVKMRDGKILDG; encoded by the coding sequence ATGACTGATATTCTTGAAATTAATGAAGCTTGGAAAACTTATAGGATGGGTAGCCAGGAAATAAACGCCCTTCAAGGGGTTAACTTGAAACTGGGTGAAAAATCATTCCTGGCAGTTATGGGACCATCAGGTTCTGGTAAATCAACACTGCTCCACCTGGCTGGAATACTTGACCTGCCAACCCAGGGAGAGGTCATTTTCAATGGAAAAAATGTTAAAAAATTATCTGCAAAAAAACAGGCTAAATTAAGGAGAAACAAAATCGGATTTGTCTTCCAGCGTTTCAACCTCCTATCCCAGTTAACAGCCTTAGAAAATGTCATGCTTCCCATGCTGAAACCAGACCCGGAAAAGGCCCGGGAAATACTGGGCCGGGTAGGCTTAGAAGGCAAATATGACCGCCTACCCACACAACTATCTGGTGGAGAGGAACAGAGAGTGGCCATAGCCCGGGCTCTGGCCAATGATCCCCTTTTAATACTGGCAGATGAACCCACCGGTGAACTGGACACTGCTAACAGTCACCTGATAATGGAACTGTTAACCGACCTTAACCAGGAGGGTAGGAGCATCATCATTGTCACCCACGACCCACTGGCAGCAGAATACGCTCAAAAAACTGTTAAAATGAGAGATGGGAAGATATTAGACGGATAA
- a CDS encoding SBBP repeat-containing protein: FPVTPDAYQASNAGNVDAFITKINPTGTTLQYSTYLGGTNYDFGYAIAVDNNGNAYITGYTESNDFPVTPDAYQASYAGNVDAFITKINPTGTTLQYSTYLGGTSTDYGRAIAIDNNGNAYITGNTESNNFPVTPDAYQASEAGNGDGFVAKFGSTIKTVTQSFSKTGFAGKNVELTAQVEDDNGNPINEGQVQFSVNGNIVGTANVVNGQATYTYQIPGTWKAGTYPILAEYLGTGNYQASSATATLTVNPTSSLYLTITSDKNNPIAGDTVTYTIKVGNRGPDTASDVVMTYQIPPGLEFASASVDKGTWTYQQATRTLTWNINDVPVGDPYLWLDLKYLKPGTYQINPRLSTTTYDPTIDENTESITVNAAEKIGPRSEPVNGKTVPMQKTGTPLTILVLAVLMVLGGIVSTKK, translated from the coding sequence TTCCCCGTTACACCTGACGCCTACCAAGCCAGCAACGCCGGGAATGTTGATGCTTTCATAACCAAGATCAACCCCACCGGAACCACACTACAATACAGCACCTACCTCGGAGGAACCAACTACGACTTTGGATATGCTATTGCCGTTGATAATAATGGCAACGCCTACATCACCGGATACACAGAATCCAACGATTTCCCAGTAACACCTGACGCCTACCAAGCCAGCTACGCCGGGAATGTTGATGCTTTCATAACCAAAATCAACCCCACCGGAACCACACTACAATACAGCACCTACCTCGGAGGAACCAGCACCGACTATGGACGAGCTATTGCCATTGATAATAATGGCAACGCCTACATCACCGGAAACACAGAATCCAACAATTTCCCAGTAACACCTGACGCCTACCAAGCCAGCGAAGCCGGGAATGGTGACGGTTTTGTTGCGAAATTTGGTTCTACTATTAAAACTGTAACTCAAAGTTTTAGTAAAACTGGTTTTGCTGGTAAAAATGTGGAGTTAACCGCGCAAGTGGAAGACGATAATGGCAACCCAATCAATGAAGGACAAGTACAGTTCAGTGTAAATGGAAACATAGTGGGAACCGCAAATGTGGTAAACGGACAGGCCACCTACACCTACCAGATACCCGGAACTTGGAAGGCTGGAACTTACCCCATATTAGCAGAATACCTAGGAACAGGAAACTATCAAGCAAGTTCAGCAACGGCTACTTTGACTGTGAATCCTACATCAAGTCTTTATCTGACCATCACATCCGATAAAAACAATCCAATAGCAGGTGACACTGTAACCTACACCATCAAAGTGGGTAACCGTGGACCAGACACGGCCAGTGATGTGGTTATGACCTACCAAATACCCCCGGGATTGGAATTTGCCAGTGCAAGTGTAGATAAAGGAACCTGGACCTACCAACAAGCAACACGAACACTCACCTGGAATATAAATGATGTACCCGTTGGTGACCCCTACCTATGGCTAGACCTAAAATATCTAAAACCCGGAACCTACCAGATTAATCCACGTCTATCCACCACAACCTATGACCCCACAATAGATGAGAACACAGAGAGCATAACAGTGAATGCCGCTGAAAAAATCGGCCCCAGAAGTGAACCAGTTAATGGTAAAACCGTGCCTATGCAAAAAACCGGAACACCACTAACAATTCTAGTATTAGCAGTGTTAATGGTGTTAGGCGGAATTGTCAGCACAAAAAAATAA
- a CDS encoding transposase — MTSDAVLELFIPDEEKALDVFRHIRWAEGVYCPECKSNEIYKRGYVINKKVRRYFM; from the coding sequence ATGACAAGTGATGCAGTATTGGAATTGTTTATTCCAGATGAGGAAAAAGCTTTAGATGTTTTTAGACACATAAGATGGGCTGAAGGAGTTTATTGTCCCGAATGCAAATCTAATGAGATATATAAAAGAGGATATGTTATTAACAAAAAAGTTAGGCGATATTTCATGTAA
- a CDS encoding phosphatidate cytidylyltransferase, giving the protein MKKELWRQLIHASGVFIVVLSYFLPPNLLIILCMAILVFVEIVFRLDHNHHIPFFSTILRVAKRKHDERGFVYFFIGIIITLYFFQFNMAIANAAILILLFGDSASTLIGKRFGKIRLPFQPHKTLEGSLAFLVVGFLVSLTQLPLIPAFLGSLAGALTEAYSPVDDNVPIPLVSALAMSSVVYFMI; this is encoded by the coding sequence ATGAAAAAAGAACTTTGGAGGCAGCTGATTCACGCATCAGGTGTCTTCATCGTTGTTTTAAGTTACTTTTTACCCCCCAACTTATTAATTATTCTGTGCATGGCCATACTGGTTTTTGTAGAAATAGTATTTCGACTGGATCATAACCACCACATACCCTTTTTTTCCACTATTTTAAGAGTTGCTAAACGCAAACATGATGAGAGAGGATTTGTCTATTTCTTCATTGGTATTATCATAACTTTGTACTTTTTCCAGTTTAACATGGCTATTGCCAATGCTGCCATTCTCATTCTATTGTTTGGGGATTCAGCATCCACCCTTATTGGTAAGAGGTTTGGAAAAATCAGGTTACCCTTCCAGCCCCATAAAACTCTGGAAGGAAGTCTGGCCTTTCTGGTGGTGGGATTTCTGGTATCCCTCACCCAGCTACCCCTGATCCCAGCATTTCTAGGTTCTCTTGCCGGAGCCTTAACTGAAGCCTACAGTCCAGTTGATGATAACGTGCCCATACCCCTGGTGTCAGCACTGGCCATGAGTTCAGTAGTTTATTTCATGATTTAA
- a CDS encoding ABC transporter permease, with amino-acid sequence MISSTTRKIMALAKKEARDILQNRIYVLVVLVQVFIIIGAVGLVAVASIASDPALLDQLGATSTLNIGLSKDLNDSSLAKYLKEQKLTLNYYNSTAEAKPQLGKKLVAIVDISSSGEVSVQVDTSNVFYPVASTKINNAVDKFNTERTLQNAGLNESQVKAIQNPVNFQEIKLNQNKEVKLALDSPYFVELIYGFIVPFILLLPFFLASNIVTDSVVGEKERKTFEVLLMTPLSSYMVILGKIIPILLFSLLQSIAWILLLDLLRVPIYNPGLMVLVLFFLGLAFIGVGILISMLVDSTKEANSAITLVLVFATFILFIPLFIKSDIFQGVFNFIPTVLMVRLASSPTIKPEIMLYLLPTLVVSLFIFVGTVRSFKHERAIRL; translated from the coding sequence ATGATCTCAAGCACCACCCGAAAAATAATGGCCCTGGCAAAGAAGGAAGCCCGAGACATTCTCCAAAACAGGATATATGTACTGGTTGTTCTGGTTCAGGTATTCATAATCATAGGGGCAGTGGGTTTGGTGGCTGTAGCCTCTATTGCCAGTGACCCCGCCCTTCTGGATCAGCTGGGGGCAACCTCCACCCTTAATATAGGATTAAGTAAGGATTTGAACGATTCCAGCCTGGCTAAATATTTGAAAGAACAGAAACTAACTCTAAACTATTATAACAGTACAGCCGAAGCTAAACCTCAGTTGGGTAAAAAATTAGTGGCCATAGTTGATATTTCCAGTTCAGGGGAAGTATCTGTCCAGGTGGACACTTCCAATGTATTCTATCCAGTGGCCTCTACTAAAATCAATAACGCCGTTGACAAGTTCAACACGGAAAGAACCCTACAAAATGCAGGTCTCAATGAAAGCCAGGTAAAAGCCATTCAGAATCCAGTAAACTTCCAGGAAATAAAACTCAATCAGAACAAAGAGGTTAAATTAGCTCTGGACAGCCCTTACTTTGTGGAATTAATATATGGGTTCATAGTACCATTTATACTCCTATTGCCATTCTTCCTGGCCAGTAACATTGTAACTGATAGTGTGGTGGGGGAAAAAGAGAGAAAAACCTTTGAAGTACTTTTAATGACACCCCTCTCCAGCTACATGGTTATACTGGGTAAAATAATCCCCATACTCTTGTTTTCCCTATTACAGAGCATTGCCTGGATCCTCTTGCTTGACCTGCTTCGAGTACCTATATACAATCCAGGACTCATGGTTTTAGTGTTGTTTTTCTTGGGATTGGCATTTATAGGGGTGGGGATACTCATATCCATGCTGGTGGACAGTACCAAGGAGGCCAACTCTGCTATAACCCTGGTCCTGGTTTTTGCCACATTTATCCTGTTCATTCCCCTTTTCATCAAATCGGATATCTTTCAGGGAGTTTTTAACTTTATTCCCACAGTTTTAATGGTGAGACTGGCCTCATCCCCTACAATTAAACCTGAAATCATGCTTTACCTTTTGCCTACATTGGTGGTTTCGTTGTTTATTTTTGTAGGCACGGTGAGATCTTTTAAACATGAGAGGGCTATTAGGTTATAG
- a CDS encoding isoleucine--tRNA ligase: MAIKEAPRSYQSKVIEEKVQKFWEENQTYEKTRDLRKNQPNFSFLDGPPYCSGRIHLGTAWNKIIKDSFLRFKSMSGFNVRRQAGWDTHGLPIEHKVEGLLGLKSKKEIETRIGIENFVNKCKEFAVENQALMTQQFQLLGVWMDWDKPYVTFDTQYMESCWWTLKRAHEKELLIKDQRVITWCPRCETALALAEIDYENKEDPSIYVKFPLKGREKEFILVWTTTPWTLPANLAVCVHPDYDYAYIKVEDPETKKTEIYVMAEALVEATFPEQDYEIIKTVKGSELEGTEYQHPLPGEIPFHKDFQHLILPGDHVTLTEGTGCVHTAPGHGPDDFEIGKKYGLPIFCPVDEAGLFTAEAGKYEGQFVKDADPHIIADLDSHHLLFKEGIIDHRYGFCWRCKTPIIYLATEQWFLKVTAIKDKMLSELDKVEWVPSWAGESRFRNWVENARDWTISRQRYWGIPIPIWLCQDCGKMEVVGSIRELQEKIVEGKLEGDFIHRPHVDEIKLGCSCGGKMKRTPDVLDVWIDSGVAGWAALHYPQEKEMFQEWYPYQFITEGHDQTRGWFYSQMGCGVIALDSVPYQKVLMHGFTLDEDGKKMSKSLGNVVEPDEVVEKYGADVLRFYLLWGNKPWDDLKFNWEEVGTVNKMFNILWNVYVFSTTYMALDEFNPTIHSPQDLKFRDEDRWITSRVNSVALEVTSALDSLHLHKATRSLNHFILEDLSRWYVRLIRGRTWVEKEDPDKLGAYYTLYHVLKKLITTLAPISPHITEEIYQNLVRGGEESAPESVHMLDWEVDEEAINEELEKNMEIVREIIEACARARDVARYKLRWPVREMVIVTEDPEVRGSVEALKEVLLEQANTKDVRCSEEFEGLKILATPNMKTLGPKLRGDVPQVAAHLAESDGAAILSTLESEGKYEIELEDKTITLEEGDVLFETELPDNVVSSEFEGGSVFVDTEVTPEILSEAMSRELIRRIQDMRKDLDLDVEATIKVSVDCSPDFQELVEPHVDFISHEVRAEELEFGTGEGYHNKKWNIEDFELSISFKK; encoded by the coding sequence ATGGCAATCAAGGAAGCCCCCCGATCATACCAGTCCAAGGTCATAGAAGAGAAAGTGCAGAAATTCTGGGAAGAAAACCAGACCTATGAAAAAACACGTGATTTGAGAAAAAATCAGCCTAATTTCTCATTTTTAGACGGGCCACCCTACTGCAGTGGCCGGATTCATCTGGGAACCGCCTGGAACAAGATCATCAAGGACTCGTTTTTGCGTTTTAAATCCATGTCCGGATTCAATGTCCGTAGACAGGCTGGATGGGATACCCACGGACTGCCCATTGAACACAAGGTAGAAGGACTGCTGGGACTTAAAAGTAAGAAGGAAATAGAAACCAGAATCGGTATTGAAAACTTCGTGAACAAGTGTAAGGAGTTTGCAGTGGAAAATCAGGCCCTTATGACCCAGCAATTCCAGCTTTTAGGGGTTTGGATGGACTGGGATAAGCCTTACGTGACTTTTGACACCCAGTACATGGAGAGCTGCTGGTGGACCCTGAAAAGAGCCCATGAAAAGGAACTCCTGATTAAGGACCAGAGGGTTATTACCTGGTGTCCCCGCTGTGAAACAGCCCTGGCACTGGCAGAAATAGATTATGAGAACAAGGAAGATCCTTCCATATACGTTAAGTTTCCACTTAAGGGAAGGGAAAAGGAGTTCATTCTGGTTTGGACCACCACTCCCTGGACCCTGCCCGCCAATCTGGCAGTGTGCGTGCATCCTGATTATGATTACGCTTACATCAAAGTTGAAGATCCTGAAACCAAAAAGACAGAGATCTATGTGATGGCCGAAGCCCTGGTGGAGGCCACCTTCCCTGAACAGGATTATGAAATAATCAAAACCGTTAAAGGAAGTGAACTGGAGGGAACTGAATATCAACACCCCCTACCCGGAGAAATCCCATTCCATAAGGATTTCCAGCACCTTATACTGCCTGGCGATCATGTAACCCTAACTGAGGGTACTGGTTGCGTGCACACCGCCCCAGGACACGGTCCGGATGACTTTGAAATAGGTAAAAAATACGGTTTGCCCATATTCTGTCCCGTGGATGAGGCCGGACTTTTCACAGCTGAAGCAGGGAAATATGAGGGTCAGTTTGTTAAAGATGCCGATCCCCACATCATCGCTGATCTGGACTCTCATCACCTCTTATTTAAAGAAGGAATCATTGACCACCGTTATGGGTTCTGCTGGAGGTGTAAAACACCCATCATCTACCTGGCCACAGAACAGTGGTTTTTGAAAGTCACAGCCATCAAAGATAAAATGCTCAGTGAACTGGATAAAGTAGAATGGGTGCCCTCCTGGGCCGGGGAGAGCAGGTTCCGTAACTGGGTGGAAAATGCCAGGGACTGGACCATCTCCCGACAAAGATACTGGGGAATACCCATACCCATCTGGCTCTGTCAGGACTGTGGAAAAATGGAAGTAGTGGGATCCATAAGAGAGCTGCAGGAGAAAATAGTGGAAGGAAAACTGGAAGGAGATTTCATCCACCGACCACACGTGGATGAGATTAAACTGGGCTGCTCCTGCGGGGGGAAGATGAAGCGCACCCCTGACGTGTTGGATGTGTGGATCGACTCGGGAGTGGCAGGATGGGCTGCCCTGCATTATCCCCAGGAAAAAGAGATGTTCCAGGAATGGTATCCCTACCAGTTCATAACCGAGGGACATGACCAGACCCGTGGATGGTTCTATTCCCAGATGGGCTGTGGAGTCATAGCCCTGGACAGTGTACCCTACCAGAAGGTTCTGATGCATGGTTTCACCCTGGATGAGGATGGTAAAAAGATGAGTAAATCCCTGGGTAATGTGGTGGAACCAGATGAGGTAGTGGAAAAATATGGTGCCGATGTCCTCCGCTTCTACCTCTTATGGGGTAACAAACCATGGGATGACCTGAAATTCAACTGGGAGGAAGTGGGCACAGTTAACAAGATGTTCAACATCCTCTGGAATGTTTACGTCTTCAGCACCACCTACATGGCACTGGACGAATTCAATCCTACCATTCACTCTCCCCAAGACCTTAAATTCCGTGATGAAGACCGCTGGATAACCTCCCGGGTGAACTCCGTGGCCCTTGAGGTTACCAGTGCTCTGGATTCCCTGCATCTGCACAAGGCCACCCGCAGCTTAAACCATTTCATACTGGAGGATCTGAGCCGCTGGTACGTGCGCCTTATCCGGGGACGTACCTGGGTGGAAAAAGAAGATCCTGATAAGTTAGGAGCCTACTACACCCTTTACCATGTTCTGAAGAAATTAATAACCACTCTAGCACCTATATCCCCCCATATTACCGAGGAAATCTATCAGAATCTGGTGCGTGGTGGGGAAGAGAGTGCTCCGGAGAGTGTGCACATGCTGGACTGGGAGGTGGATGAAGAGGCCATTAACGAAGAATTAGAGAAAAACATGGAAATTGTGCGAGAAATCATCGAGGCATGTGCCCGTGCACGTGATGTGGCCCGTTACAAACTCCGCTGGCCAGTGAGGGAGATGGTGATTGTTACTGAGGATCCTGAGGTAAGGGGCTCAGTTGAAGCCCTCAAAGAGGTGCTCCTGGAGCAGGCCAACACCAAGGATGTGCGTTGTAGTGAGGAATTTGAAGGTCTTAAAATCCTGGCCACACCCAACATGAAAACACTGGGCCCTAAACTACGTGGAGATGTTCCCCAAGTAGCAGCGCACTTGGCAGAAAGTGACGGTGCAGCAATTCTTTCTACCCTGGAAAGTGAAGGAAAATATGAGATTGAACTGGAGGATAAGACCATCACCTTGGAAGAGGGTGATGTGCTGTTTGAAACTGAACTTCCTGATAACGTGGTCAGTTCTGAATTTGAGGGTGGAAGTGTTTTTGTGGACACCGAAGTCACTCCCGAGATATTATCTGAGGCCATGTCCCGGGAACTTATAAGAAGGATTCAGGATATGCGAAAAGACCTGGACCTGGATGTGGAGGCCACTATTAAGGTTAGCGTGGACTGCAGCCCTGATTTCCAGGAGCTGGTTGAGCCCCATGTGGATTTCATTTCTCATGAAGTACGAGCCGAAGAACTTGAATTTGGCACTGGTGAAGGATATCACAATAAAAAATGGAATATTGAGGATTTTGAATTATCCATAAGTTTCAAGAAATAA
- a CDS encoding methionine adenosyltransferase: MRNIIVEELIQKPIEEQEIEIVERKGIGHPDSISDGIAESVSRGLCNAYLDYFGGVLHHNTDEVQITAGESSPEFGGGDIIKPMDILLTGRGVPEYEGKKIGVDRIAIGAAKEYLKEALINLDVETCTVVECKIGHGSGDLVDVFGRKGMPSSNDTSFGVGFAPFSETESMVMAIEELLNSKSFKKKYPQVGEDIKVMGLRDHDKITLTVAVAMISKYVDGPASYMETKEALKEIVTNLALEHTSRDVETFINTADDPTSKTEEGYYLTVTGTSAEMGDDGSVGRGNRANGLITPNRPMSMEATSGKNPINHVGKIYNLLSTQMANDIIKEVEGVNQAHLMILSQIGSPIDQPRAASAQLILEKGYEMDQVRSEVQGVMDTWLADINQITEMLIKGKLRTF; this comes from the coding sequence ATGAGAAATATCATAGTGGAAGAGCTTATTCAGAAGCCCATTGAAGAGCAAGAGATAGAAATCGTGGAAAGGAAGGGTATCGGACACCCGGACAGTATCAGTGATGGAATAGCAGAATCAGTTAGCCGTGGCCTGTGCAATGCTTATCTTGATTATTTTGGTGGTGTACTTCACCATAACACCGATGAGGTGCAGATAACAGCTGGCGAATCCTCACCAGAATTTGGTGGAGGAGATATAATCAAACCCATGGACATCCTACTCACTGGAAGAGGAGTTCCTGAATACGAGGGCAAAAAAATCGGTGTGGACCGAATAGCCATCGGAGCGGCTAAAGAATACCTTAAAGAAGCGCTTATCAATCTGGACGTGGAAACCTGCACCGTGGTGGAGTGCAAGATCGGTCATGGTTCCGGAGACCTGGTGGATGTTTTTGGAAGGAAGGGAATGCCCTCCTCGAATGACACTTCCTTTGGAGTTGGATTTGCACCGTTTTCCGAAACTGAGAGTATGGTAATGGCCATTGAAGAACTCTTAAACTCCAAATCATTCAAAAAGAAATATCCTCAGGTGGGTGAAGACATCAAAGTAATGGGGCTGCGTGATCATGATAAGATCACCCTTACCGTGGCAGTGGCTATGATTTCCAAATACGTTGATGGCCCTGCAAGTTACATGGAAACCAAGGAAGCCTTAAAAGAGATTGTAACCAACCTGGCCCTGGAACACACCTCCCGAGATGTGGAAACTTTCATCAACACTGCTGATGATCCTACCTCAAAAACCGAGGAAGGTTACTACCTCACAGTTACTGGTACCTCTGCAGAAATGGGAGACGACGGATCCGTGGGTCGTGGGAACCGGGCTAACGGACTCATAACTCCTAACCGTCCCATGTCCATGGAAGCCACCTCTGGTAAAAACCCCATCAACCACGTGGGCAAAATATACAACCTCTTATCCACTCAGATGGCCAATGACATCATAAAAGAGGTGGAAGGAGTTAACCAGGCGCACTTAATGATTTTAAGTCAGATAGGCTCTCCTATAGACCAGCCCAGGGCCGCCAGTGCACAGCTCATCCTGGAGAAAGGTTATGAAATGGATCAGGTGAGAAGCGAAGTTCAGGGAGTTATGGACACCTGGCTGGCTGACATCAATCAGATAACTGAAATGTTAATTAAAGGTAAGCTTAGGACCTTCTAA